DNA sequence from the Amphiprion ocellaris isolate individual 3 ecotype Okinawa chromosome 17, ASM2253959v1, whole genome shotgun sequence genome:
CCACATGTTGAAAGTGtaaaaagtgaacatttgtgTTGCAGATGCTGCAGATGCATCAGATTTGGGCCGACCGCAGTTTCTCTGCAGCGACACGTCACTCTCTGTTCGCTTGTCGCTCATCCGATACTCTGACCTGCATCTGCAAGGTGAGTCTGATTGatccacctgctgctgctgcaccgccTCACTCCACAGAGGCTCTGGAAGCTTTCTGCTTCATCTCAGTGTTCAGCCTCTGATGCTCTTTGTGGTCCCCATGATGCCTCACCTGCAGACAGGTAACAGGGAGGGTAAAAAGGAAGTGAGGGGAGCTGCTCCCTCTGCTGACTGAACTGCATGATTACAAGGTAGAAGTTGAGCCTGATTCAGATCGAGCTTCAGACATGATCTGGATGGGTCAGGTTGGCATCATGTTGCTGACTGCATCATCTTAATATTGACTGAGCCCAAATTTGACTTCAGGgtttaaatgtgttcaaataCACAACTGTAGCTGAAATAAAAGTTAATCAGACTAAAGTGTTGATTGGATGAATTTCTTAAAAGCTACTTTATCAAAAAAATGAAGTCAAGAACCCTTTGATTCCTGTTTCAATGAGATAATAGTAGTTGGAAGATGTGAACTGTGAGGAATCAGCTTCAGGTTGTTTCTgctaaaaatgcagtaaataaaatgGCTTTGTTTGAGAGAAGGAACTAATTCCCTGaactcagtgtagtttgttggttgaacataatttcattagaagttttGGTAGTTCCAAGATGAAGGCAGCTGTTGGGTTGATGCTTCTTGGTGAGTCTAAACATATTTTAAGAGCACTGAAGCCTGGTGCAGCTCCGTCGGTGGATCCACCTGTTACCTTTGTCAGATGGACTCACCTGGAAAGTCTCCGTCTGAGATCATGTGACTTCTAACCTGTTGGTTCTGATGGTGTCTCTGCAGATGGGAGGAGGTTGGCGTGGCTGCAGCAGGGATGTGATGGTTCTATTGGGACTGTGGGGCCGtggctgctgctgaagctgccTTACACCAGCTGCCATGTGACATCACAGGTAAATCTCTGGGTGCTGAGTTTGTCACCGAGTTTCTACTCAGTGGAACGAGACTGGAGACCAAAGGCACCAGAAACGGTGGAACTCCTGGATGTTCTCCAGCTAATGACAAACTGTTAACTGGTGATGACTTGGTCTGTTCCACAGGTTTCAAATGGAACGTGGTTCCACCAGTTGAAGCTGCGTTACTTCGACCACCTGCTGCGGGAGAACATGACGGCTGTGGTCGCCTGTGAGGATCCTGCAATGTGGACCCTGCCGGCGGTGAGCTGCAGGAGCACAGAAGTGGCTGTGAAACTGCCTCAGGGAAGCAGACTGCAGAAGGTGAAGGCTCTGGGGAAAGATGTGGTGGTTGGGAGGGTGCAGACCACCACTACTCCAGGGCCAGTGTTGGTGCAGATCTCCACACCGGCAGACAAGGTAAGGATGGAGTGATCCACCATCCAGTTTGTCATAGTTGGGTGGAGAACTAATGGCTGAATGTTGTGCAGGACTCCATGTTTGAAGTGATCTATTTGGATTCGGCTGGGGAGATGTCCACGATGCTGGCGGCTTGTTTCGGTGCAGCCAGAGGAGATGGGCGGGATCGTCGGCGCAGAGCTCTGCAACACCAGGACCAGTGGGACTGGGGGGTGAATCCTCGTCATTGGCACAATGTGGAACCCCGACAGGTGAGAGGGGAAACTGAAATGATGGGAGGAGCAGAACCTCCACATGTTGAAGGAAACTCTGCTAATGCACCTGTCAAATGTAATCACACAGATGGTGGACAATTCCTCAGAATACCTGGATGCATCAGATGATGGCCCttctgatgaggatgatgaagagTTGGATGGTTATGAGGAGGATTCAGATGACGAGTTGGATGAAGAGCAGTCAGATGATGAGGAGTCTGACACCAACAACACAACGGCCAACATGACTGATACCCAGACAAACTCCACAATAGCAGCTCCAACCACAACACTGACGGTGGAAGCTGAAGAAACACTGAACTCCTCGATGCCTGTAAAACCCAGACTGGGGAGAGGGTTGGCTGACATGGAGACGTCTGGTGACTCTGAGGAGGATGACGACACTTTTTCACCTGTAGGACCCAGACTGGGGAGAGGGATGGATGACATAGAGGTGTCTGATCTCGAATTCATGGATAATGATGCTTC
Encoded proteins:
- the LOC111564350 gene encoding dentin sialophosphoprotein-like translates to MSAANRRMTMAWVWPALVLLARLTTAEEPRRDAYGALAGSEALISDSEPPMETRSGGGFLPVLVWKFVKDAADASDLGRPQFLCSDTSLSVRLSLIRYSDLHLQDGRRLAWLQQGCDGSIGTVGPWLLLKLPYTSCHVTSQVSNGTWFHQLKLRYFDHLLRENMTAVVACEDPAMWTLPAVSCRSTEVAVKLPQGSRLQKVKALGKDVVVGRVQTTTTPGPVLVQISTPADKDSMFEVIYLDSAGEMSTMLAACFGAARGDGRDRRRRALQHQDQWDWGVNPRHWHNVEPRQMVDNSSEYLDASDDGPSDEDDEELDGYEEDSDDELDEEQSDDEESDTNNTTANMTDTQTNSTIAAPTTTLTVEAEETLNSSMPVKPRLGRGLADMETSGDSEEDDDTFSPVGPRLGRGMDDIEVSDLEFMDNDASGDEAYDDDSSGDDYYDEDSATANMFDAEMNALLPFEPRLWRGMDDLEASDDSEDMEEHEDDDDSEDDDDSEDDDDSEDDDTFSPLEPRLGRGMDDMEASDPELMDDDASGDEASGNYDSSGDDELSDSSGEVSDD